The following proteins are encoded in a genomic region of Pelodictyon phaeoclathratiforme BU-1:
- a CDS encoding N-acetyl sugar amidotransferase, producing the protein MDKIKYPQPIDLAPFNKKNAKPDAFYGLPQEVIYCKKCVISNQRPNSAVEYKHTRETKKATINFDENGVCDACNFTERKRHSIDWIDREKQLRELCDVHRKSDGSYDCITPGSGGKDSFYASHILKTKYGMHPLTVTWAPHVYTDWGWKNFQSWIHAGHDNYLMTPNGRVHRILTRLSTELLFHPFQAFMFGQKSLAPKMALLFNIPLVFYGENEAEYGNPIGDTDTAKRDWSYFTSADQSRIYLGGVSVADLKSQFGVDQNDLQPYLPADPNRIAEQKIEVHYLGYYLKWHPQACYYYAVEHGGFQASPERTPGTYSKYNSIDDRIDDLHYYTTGTKFGIGRASYDAAQEIRSGDINREEGVALVKRFDHEFPERFADELFKYLCLPEKEFPVASQMFEQNMMDREYFRLLTDHFRSPHLWVNENGKWKLRNADLLDNQ; encoded by the coding sequence ATGGATAAAATAAAATATCCTCAACCTATTGATTTAGCTCCATTCAATAAAAAAAATGCTAAACCAGATGCGTTTTATGGACTACCTCAAGAGGTTATTTATTGCAAAAAGTGTGTAATATCAAACCAAAGACCAAATTCAGCGGTAGAGTATAAGCATACTAGAGAAACCAAAAAAGCGACAATCAACTTCGATGAAAATGGTGTTTGTGATGCCTGTAACTTTACAGAGCGCAAGCGTCATAGTATTGATTGGATTGATCGTGAAAAACAGTTGCGTGAGCTTTGTGATGTGCACCGTAAAAGTGATGGTTCCTACGATTGTATTACTCCTGGTTCAGGAGGAAAGGACAGTTTTTATGCGTCTCATATTTTAAAAACAAAGTATGGAATGCATCCGCTCACAGTAACATGGGCTCCTCATGTTTATACCGATTGGGGCTGGAAAAATTTCCAATCATGGATCCATGCAGGGCACGATAATTATTTGATGACACCAAATGGTCGAGTGCATCGTATCTTGACAAGACTTTCGACGGAATTGCTTTTTCATCCATTTCAGGCATTCATGTTCGGCCAGAAATCATTAGCCCCAAAAATGGCGTTATTATTTAATATTCCATTGGTGTTTTATGGCGAAAATGAGGCGGAATATGGGAACCCGATTGGTGATACCGATACAGCTAAAAGGGATTGGTCATACTTTACCTCTGCGGATCAATCTAGGATTTATCTTGGAGGTGTTTCTGTAGCGGATCTGAAGTCTCAGTTTGGAGTTGATCAAAATGATTTACAACCCTATTTACCTGCCGATCCTAACAGAATTGCTGAACAAAAAATAGAAGTCCATTACTTAGGTTATTACTTGAAATGGCACCCACAGGCATGTTATTATTATGCAGTCGAACATGGTGGTTTTCAAGCGTCACCAGAACGGACACCTGGTACCTATTCAAAGTATAACAGCATAGATGATCGTATTGATGATCTTCACTACTATACCACGGGAACCAAGTTTGGGATTGGTCGTGCTAGTTACGATGCTGCTCAAGAAATTCGTTCTGGAGATATCAATCGAGAAGAAGGTGTCGCATTAGTCAAGCGTTTTGACCATGAGTTCCCTGAACGGTTTGCGGATGAACTCTTTAAGTATTTATGTTTGCCTGAAAAAGAATTTCCTGTAGCAAGCCAAATGTTTGAACAAAATATGATGGATCGTGAGTACTTTCGCTTGCTTACAGATCATTTTCGTTCGCCTCATTTGTGGGTCAACGAAAATGGAAAGTGGAAGTTAAGAAATGCAGACTTGCTTGATAATCAATAA
- the hisF gene encoding imidazole glycerol phosphate synthase subunit HisF, translating to MRNIRLIARLDIKGPNLIKGIHLEGLRVIGSPNEYALRYYQQGVDELIYMDCVASLYDRNHLGDIIRSAAKDIFVPMTVGGGIRSVEDATQILRSGADKVAVNTAAVANPKLINEISRRFGSQCMVLSIEAKEVGKDRWEVYTDNGRERTGLDVIAWVKKGVAMGAGEVLLTSVDREGTRKGFDTALVKAVTAEVSIPVIASGGMGKPEDLVGVVSVGGADAVAMADILHYNRAGIGEIRNVAKETGMGVRYYEGY from the coding sequence TTGAGAAATATTCGTTTAATTGCCCGACTTGATATCAAAGGCCCAAATTTGATCAAGGGGATTCATCTTGAAGGATTGCGTGTGATTGGTTCGCCTAATGAATACGCATTGCGCTATTATCAGCAGGGAGTGGATGAACTGATTTATATGGATTGTGTTGCAAGCCTTTATGATCGTAACCATTTGGGCGATATTATCAGATCAGCGGCTAAAGATATTTTTGTACCAATGACTGTTGGTGGCGGTATTCGATCTGTTGAAGATGCTACCCAGATTTTACGTTCTGGAGCTGATAAGGTGGCAGTCAATACTGCTGCTGTTGCGAACCCTAAGCTTATCAATGAAATATCTCGCCGTTTTGGCAGTCAATGTATGGTACTATCAATAGAAGCTAAGGAGGTCGGCAAGGATCGATGGGAGGTTTATACAGATAATGGGCGTGAACGCACTGGATTGGATGTCATTGCATGGGTGAAAAAAGGTGTAGCTATGGGGGCTGGTGAAGTTTTACTGACATCGGTTGATCGTGAAGGAACAAGGAAAGGTTTTGATACCGCATTGGTTAAGGCTGTAACTGCAGAAGTTTCTATTCCTGTAATTGCCTCCGGAGGTATGGGAAAACCAGAAGATTTAGTAGGTGTTGTGAGCGTTGGTGGTGCGGACGCGGTTGCTATGGCTGATATACTTCATTATAATCGTGCTGGTATTGGTGAAATAAGAAATGTGGCTAAAGAAACTGGTATGGGAGTGAGGTACTATGAGGGGTACTAA
- the hisH gene encoding imidazole glycerol phosphate synthase subunit HisH: MRGTNVTVIDYGVGNLLSVQRGLEHCGAKVTITADSNEILASNKVVLPGVGAFGNAMNALEMLGLVTVLREIAYRQTPLLGICLGMQLLMMESEEFGITPGLGLIPGRVIPVPVETISGELQKIPHIGWSALYPSIVLNDWNGTLLQENRPGEAAYFVHSFMAVPFASEDRIADCIYGGHQIPAVIGRNNIVGCQFHPEKSGEVGLKILRRFCLD, from the coding sequence ATGAGGGGTACTAATGTTACTGTTATTGATTATGGTGTTGGTAATCTTCTCAGTGTGCAGCGCGGTCTTGAGCACTGTGGAGCAAAGGTTACTATAACAGCCGACTCAAACGAAATTCTGGCGTCAAATAAAGTAGTGCTTCCTGGAGTAGGTGCTTTTGGCAATGCGATGAATGCTCTTGAGATGCTTGGATTGGTTACTGTTTTGCGTGAAATTGCATATCGCCAAACGCCTTTGCTTGGGATTTGTCTTGGTATGCAACTGCTTATGATGGAGAGTGAAGAATTTGGTATTACTCCAGGTTTAGGTTTGATTCCGGGTAGAGTGATTCCAGTGCCTGTAGAAACCATCTCTGGCGAACTTCAAAAAATTCCGCATATTGGGTGGTCTGCATTATACCCATCTATCGTACTGAATGATTGGAATGGAACATTATTACAAGAAAATCGTCCCGGGGAGGCTGCGTATTTTGTTCACTCATTCATGGCGGTTCCCTTTGCATCTGAAGATCGGATTGCTGACTGTATTTATGGGGGGCATCAAATACCGGCAGTGATTGGTCGGAATAATATAGTAGGCTGTCAGTTTCATCCAGAAAAAAGTGGTGAGGTAGGGTTGAAGATTCTTAGAAGATTCTGTCTTGATTAA
- a CDS encoding Gfo/Idh/MocA family protein, whose protein sequence is MINRILIVGLGSIGTRHLTIARNLFPEADIRVLRHQVCLSIPEYADGCFSIIDEAIAFLPQIAVIANPAPFHVTVAQQLAVKGVHLLIEKPLSSSIGGVTQLIETCHKKRTVLQIGYNLRFLPSLQRFSNFLLDNVIGRVLSVRCEIGQYLPSWRPDTDYRQRVSARRELGGGALLELSHELDYLRWIFGEVEWVNATLSHQSTLEIDVEDTAHLILGFVSADDNFQLIGAVNLDFIRHDTTRSCTAIGENGTLRWNGLTGVVELYEAGGKEWRELFHYPHQRDYSYQAEWQNFIDCINEHNTPLVTGEDGLKILEIIEAARISAASGRLVTVAAMAATDHIIS, encoded by the coding sequence TTGATTAACCGCATCCTCATCGTGGGCCTCGGTAGTATCGGTACTCGACACTTGACGATAGCGAGAAATCTATTTCCTGAAGCAGATATAAGGGTTTTGCGCCATCAAGTTTGCCTCTCAATTCCTGAATATGCCGATGGATGTTTTTCAATTATTGACGAGGCGATTGCTTTTTTACCTCAGATTGCGGTTATTGCCAACCCTGCGCCATTTCACGTTACTGTGGCCCAGCAATTAGCAGTGAAGGGAGTACATCTGCTCATTGAAAAACCACTATCATCATCAATTGGTGGGGTTACTCAATTGATAGAAACCTGTCACAAGAAAAGAACAGTTTTGCAGATCGGGTATAATCTCAGATTTCTACCATCACTTCAGCGCTTCAGCAATTTCCTTCTCGATAATGTAATCGGAAGGGTTTTATCCGTTCGTTGCGAAATTGGCCAATATTTGCCATCCTGGCGTCCGGATACTGATTACAGACAAAGGGTATCTGCACGACGTGAACTTGGCGGAGGAGCACTGCTTGAACTCAGTCATGAACTTGATTATTTGCGTTGGATTTTTGGCGAAGTTGAATGGGTAAATGCCACACTAAGCCACCAAAGCACCCTTGAAATTGACGTTGAAGATACCGCACACCTGATTCTTGGTTTTGTGTCCGCAGATGATAACTTTCAGCTTATTGGTGCAGTCAACCTTGACTTTATCCGTCACGATACGACGCGAAGTTGCACAGCCATTGGTGAAAATGGTACTCTTCGTTGGAATGGTTTAACGGGTGTGGTGGAACTGTATGAAGCGGGTGGAAAAGAGTGGCGTGAACTATTTCATTACCCACACCAGCGTGATTACAGCTATCAGGCAGAATGGCAAAATTTTATAGATTGTATTAACGAACATAATACGCCATTGGTTACGGGTGAGGATGGTCTAAAGATTTTGGAAATTATTGAAGCGGCACGGATCTCAGCAGCTTCTGGTAGGCTGGTAACTGTAGCAGCAATGGCCGCAACTGATCATATTATTTCATGA
- a CDS encoding acylneuraminate cytidylyltransferase family protein encodes MKAIAFIFARGGSKGLPGKNIRPLGGKPLIAWSIEHALTVNRIKRVLVSTDSEEIAAVAREYGAEVPFIRPAELAHDNSPEWLAWRHALNYLLETTGVLPEIMVTVPTTAPLRMVLDIENCLNEYEKGDADMVITVTEAHRSPYFNMVKTNTDGTVGLVNPPQSAIAHRQEAPVVYDMATVCYVASPKFIMTHNAMFDGRVKAVQVPAERAIDIDTLLDFQIAECLLKIREQKQ; translated from the coding sequence ATGAAAGCAATCGCATTTATCTTCGCCCGTGGTGGTTCCAAAGGTTTGCCCGGCAAAAATATCCGTCCCTTAGGTGGAAAACCATTAATTGCGTGGTCCATTGAGCATGCACTTACTGTCAATCGGATTAAAAGGGTTCTTGTTTCCACTGATTCTGAAGAAATTGCAGCAGTAGCGCGTGAGTATGGCGCCGAAGTACCCTTTATTCGGCCAGCAGAACTGGCGCATGACAATAGCCCTGAGTGGCTCGCTTGGCGTCATGCCCTTAATTATTTGCTTGAAACAACAGGTGTATTGCCTGAAATAATGGTCACTGTACCAACCACAGCGCCCTTGCGGATGGTGCTGGACATCGAAAACTGCCTTAATGAATACGAAAAAGGCGATGCTGATATGGTCATCACCGTTACCGAAGCCCACCGAAGCCCATACTTCAATATGGTAAAAACTAACACAGATGGTACCGTTGGGCTGGTTAACCCGCCGCAATCAGCCATTGCCCATCGACAGGAAGCACCAGTGGTTTACGACATGGCTACAGTCTGCTATGTAGCGAGCCCTAAATTTATAATGACTCATAATGCTATGTTTGACGGCAGGGTCAAGGCGGTACAGGTGCCCGCAGAACGTGCGATCGATATTGATACTTTGCTTGACTTTCAGATTGCCGAATGCCTTTTAAAAATAAGAGAACAGAAACAGTGA
- a CDS encoding SDR family oxidoreductase has translation MSTIKELMNLRGRRALITGATGCLGKMMADTLAELGADLVLVDRPKSDFETLCTTLTERWGVNVEHYFCDLELQEQRKELIALLKSEGKGLNILINNAAFVGTSDLQGWAVPFEEQTVETWRRALEVNLTAIFDLCQGLMSLLKAAEGASIINIASIYGVYGPDWSLYEGTSMSNPAAYGVSKGGLIQFTRWLATTIAPSVRVNAISPSGVFRNQPEAFVQRYKAKTPLGRMATEDDFRGVVAYLASDMSKYVAGQNIAVDGGWGVW, from the coding sequence GTGAGTACCATAAAAGAACTCATGAACCTTCGAGGTCGCCGTGCATTGATTACCGGTGCAACAGGATGTCTTGGTAAGATGATGGCAGATACCTTGGCCGAACTGGGCGCTGATTTAGTGTTGGTTGATAGACCAAAATCAGATTTTGAAACACTTTGTACAACCCTGACTGAAAGATGGGGTGTTAACGTTGAGCACTATTTTTGTGATCTTGAACTTCAAGAGCAGCGCAAAGAATTAATAGCCTTGCTAAAAAGTGAAGGCAAAGGTCTCAACATCCTCATCAATAACGCAGCATTTGTTGGCACCTCTGACTTGCAAGGATGGGCAGTTCCGTTTGAAGAACAAACCGTCGAAACCTGGCGTCGCGCATTGGAAGTCAACCTTACAGCCATATTTGACCTTTGCCAAGGTCTGATGTCTTTGCTCAAGGCTGCTGAGGGTGCCAGTATCATCAACATCGCATCAATCTATGGTGTATACGGCCCAGACTGGAGCCTGTATGAAGGTACCAGCATGAGCAACCCGGCAGCCTATGGCGTGTCAAAAGGCGGTCTCATTCAATTCACCCGATGGTTGGCAACTACCATTGCCCCCAGTGTTCGCGTAAATGCGATATCGCCTAGCGGGGTATTCAGAAACCAGCCTGAAGCATTTGTTCAGCGGTATAAAGCAAAAACACCGCTGGGTCGTATGGCAACCGAAGATGATTTTCGTGGCGTTGTTGCATATTTGGCGAGTGATATGTCAAAGTATGTGGCCGGGCAAAATATTGCGGTTGATGGGGGTTGGGGAGTATGGTAA
- a CDS encoding acyltransferase → MVTITELLKRIRYWSYADRIGPDILLTHWRLYFKSSMKKLCKNKFKSFGDSAEFRPGAYAEACSKIEIGNHVVIRPGTFLFADPTVGGGGIIIEDKVLIGCGVHFYTNNHKFSDVNKPIFDQGYPESNTSNSIILRSGCWIGAGVIILPNVVIGENAVVGAGSVVTKSIPPRVVVGGNPAKILKNLY, encoded by the coding sequence ATGGTAACTATTACAGAACTACTCAAAAGAATTAGATATTGGAGTTATGCAGACCGCATTGGACCTGATATATTGCTAACGCATTGGCGCTTATATTTTAAAAGTTCAATGAAAAAACTTTGTAAAAATAAATTTAAAAGTTTTGGAGATAGTGCTGAATTTAGACCGGGGGCATATGCTGAGGCATGTTCTAAAATTGAAATTGGAAATCATGTGGTAATACGGCCCGGAACATTTTTATTTGCCGACCCAACAGTGGGTGGTGGTGGAATTATTATTGAAGATAAAGTATTAATTGGATGCGGAGTGCATTTTTATACCAACAACCATAAGTTTTCTGATGTAAATAAGCCGATATTTGACCAAGGCTATCCTGAGTCTAATACATCTAATTCAATTATTCTAAGAAGTGGTTGTTGGATTGGAGCTGGTGTAATAATTCTTCCAAATGTCGTGATTGGAGAAAATGCCGTAGTGGGAGCTGGTAGTGTAGTTACAAAATCAATCCCTCCAAGAGTCGTTGTTGGGGGGAATCCGGCAAAAATATTAAAAAATCTATATTGA
- a CDS encoding glycosyltransferase family protein has protein sequence MELKILLVINKPNRELSIMDSIKKEIILFSPKTSVEIIERYRTGFVSFVFSYRPDVILTFPFTGIGLSEMFYLFKVLLGSKIICFRTEGVIDVESEYNLKLATGADTYGKNLVDLEIFWGNKVRLAVASELVKQRKLSSIDRALVVGYPRIEKYFDVASNKRVLPERIKFKFSAYDKSNIVLFVTGFHLANYSRNDLINAGDLHTDTMIDLLVKSVEVLKEYRSEWIENIIHTAEKYPDLLFVVKKHPIEKKEDYCKFQEIKNILHVYEDIQVNDIIEFVGLFVHYGSTSLIDAYLSNTPSLYVYSKKNNEWFSELSWFSDLGWPSSAKVSVSNITQAIKNYIEGKIIFKVTPEIKKIMKDYFNIEYGYRYEPSKEIAKILLSNNSVQKINIFDKYLYKSLISIIPRALYNYLVGLLKLRIGINYD, from the coding sequence ATGGAATTAAAAATTCTTTTGGTAATAAATAAGCCGAACAGAGAGCTTTCAATTATGGATTCTATTAAAAAGGAAATAATATTATTTTCCCCAAAAACGTCTGTAGAAATTATAGAAAGATACCGTACTGGGTTTGTTTCATTTGTATTTAGCTATAGGCCAGATGTAATTTTAACATTTCCTTTTACTGGTATTGGATTATCCGAAATGTTTTATTTATTTAAGGTTTTGTTGGGCTCTAAAATAATATGTTTTAGGACAGAAGGTGTAATTGATGTGGAGTCTGAATATAATTTAAAACTTGCAACTGGAGCGGATACTTATGGGAAGAATCTTGTTGATTTAGAAATATTTTGGGGTAATAAAGTAAGATTAGCTGTCGCCAGTGAGTTGGTTAAGCAAAGAAAACTTTCCTCAATAGATCGAGCGTTGGTTGTTGGTTATCCAAGAATTGAAAAGTATTTCGATGTTGCATCTAACAAAAGAGTTCTTCCAGAAAGAATCAAGTTTAAATTTAGCGCTTATGATAAGAGCAATATTGTTTTATTTGTGACAGGTTTTCATTTGGCAAATTATTCTAGGAATGATCTAATAAATGCTGGCGATTTGCACACAGACACAATGATTGATTTGTTGGTTAAAAGTGTAGAGGTTTTAAAGGAATATCGTTCGGAGTGGATTGAAAATATAATTCATACTGCGGAAAAATATCCTGATTTATTATTTGTTGTAAAAAAACATCCAATAGAAAAAAAGGAAGATTACTGTAAATTTCAAGAAATAAAAAATATATTGCATGTTTATGAAGATATTCAGGTAAACGACATTATTGAATTTGTTGGTTTGTTTGTTCATTACGGATCAACAAGTCTAATTGATGCGTATTTATCTAATACACCGTCATTATATGTATATTCAAAAAAAAATAATGAATGGTTTTCTGAACTTTCATGGTTTTCGGATTTGGGTTGGCCATCATCTGCAAAAGTGAGTGTTTCAAATATTACCCAAGCTATAAAAAATTATATAGAAGGAAAAATTATATTTAAAGTGACTCCTGAAATAAAAAAAATAATGAAGGACTATTTTAATATTGAATATGGATATAGATATGAACCATCAAAAGAGATAGCTAAAATCTTACTTTCTAATAATTCGGTACAAAAAATTAATATTTTTGATAAATATTTATATAAATCTTTAATTAGTATTATTCCAAGAGCTCTGTATAATTATCTTGTTGGTCTTTTGAAATTAAGAATAGGGATTAATTATGATTAA
- a CDS encoding FkbM family methyltransferase: MIKRLVNRIKQRKYNSLNQLDRQLEKYVDYDDGYFVEIGANDGVAQSNSLYFEKYRGWHGMLIEPSQNNFIKCRKNRSLQSTIYCAACVAFDYKEEFVRMVYSNLMSTALSIDSDILDPEAHAKSGLRHLQESEILFEYGAIARKLNDLLNESHAPKVIDFLSLDVEGSELDVLKGVDFKEYRFKYILVECRDFDRMNQYLSLMNYRFLKTMSIHDYLFTSETKSELQ; this comes from the coding sequence ATGATTAAAAGATTGGTTAATCGGATTAAACAGCGAAAGTATAATAGTCTTAATCAGTTGGATCGACAGTTGGAAAAGTATGTTGACTATGATGATGGATATTTTGTAGAAATAGGTGCCAATGATGGTGTGGCTCAGTCAAACAGTTTATACTTCGAAAAATACCGTGGATGGCATGGTATGCTGATCGAACCGTCTCAAAATAATTTTATTAAATGCAGAAAAAACAGATCATTGCAAAGTACTATTTATTGTGCTGCCTGCGTTGCATTTGACTACAAAGAAGAGTTTGTTCGAATGGTTTACTCCAATCTTATGTCAACTGCACTTAGTATAGATAGTGATATTCTGGACCCGGAAGCGCACGCAAAATCTGGGCTGCGACATTTACAGGAGAGTGAAATATTGTTTGAGTACGGTGCGATAGCTCGCAAGTTGAATGATTTGCTCAATGAATCACATGCACCCAAAGTAATTGATTTCTTGTCGCTAGATGTGGAAGGATCCGAACTGGATGTATTGAAGGGGGTAGACTTTAAAGAATATCGTTTTAAATATATCTTGGTAGAGTGCAGAGATTTTGATCGTATGAACCAATATTTGTCGTTAATGAATTATCGCTTTTTAAAAACTATGTCTATTCATGATTATTTGTTTACTTCTGAGACGAAATCCGAGCTTCAGTAA
- a CDS encoding transposase gives MLSTGDLFSVALWQTTDSLIVTGFLGLLMNYVGKPLTVILDNASFHKAKAVQPMLKVLAQKGLTLYFLPPYSPELNRIEKVLAQGEV, from the coding sequence ATGCTCTCAACGGGTGATTTGTTCTCAGTTGCGCTGTGGCAAACAACAGATTCACTTATAGTTACCGGCTTTCTTGGTCTGCTGATGAACTACGTGGGTAAACCTTTAACGGTCATTCTGGACAATGCGTCATTCCATAAAGCGAAAGCGGTTCAACCGATGTTAAAGGTGCTGGCTCAAAAGGGGCTGACTCTTTATTTCTTGCCACCTTACAGTCCAGAACTCAATCGAATTGAAAAAGTATTGGCACAAGGTGAAGTATGA
- a CDS encoding glycosyltransferase family 4 protein gives MRILWITNTLFPEPSIALSLPVPVVGGWMYGLAENLVAKKDISLAVATVYNDDGLKRMDLNGIVYYMLPSKKQNSYQKSLEPLWKDIVSSFMPDLVHIHGTEYQHALACMRSCPNAQYLVSMQGLVSVYARYYYADLNAIDIIMNISIRDILRLDTIFHGKNNFINRGIYEKEYINRTKHVIGRTTWDLAHTKAINTTVNYHHCNEILRKSFYEAPKWSCKKKNDYTIFLSQASYPIKGLHQVLKAIALLIKEFPQIRLRVAGHSIINRGTLINRLKIDGYGSYIRQLINTLKLYDRIVFTGPLVEEEMIREYLHAHLFICPSSIENSPNSLGEAQILGVPTIGSYVGGIPDMITHGETGLLYRFEEVEILAENIRRVFTDHKFSQRISQQEIIEAEKRHSRTANCDETINIYENIILKNV, from the coding sequence ATGCGAATTCTTTGGATTACAAATACATTATTTCCTGAGCCAAGTATTGCACTTTCTTTGCCTGTTCCTGTTGTAGGTGGTTGGATGTATGGACTTGCGGAAAATCTTGTCGCAAAAAAAGATATTTCTCTTGCTGTTGCTACGGTATACAATGATGATGGTCTTAAACGTATGGATTTGAATGGTATAGTATATTATATGTTGCCTTCTAAAAAACAAAACAGTTATCAAAAAAGCCTTGAGCCATTATGGAAAGACATAGTTTCAAGTTTTATGCCTGATTTAGTGCATATACACGGTACTGAATATCAACATGCTTTAGCCTGTATGCGTTCTTGTCCCAACGCACAATACTTAGTATCGATGCAAGGACTTGTTAGTGTTTATGCAAGATATTATTATGCTGATTTGAATGCTATTGACATCATTATGAATATTTCAATAAGAGATATTTTGAGATTAGATACCATTTTTCATGGAAAAAATAATTTTATTAACCGTGGTATATATGAAAAAGAATATATAAATCGGACAAAACATGTAATCGGTCGTACAACATGGGACCTTGCTCATACAAAGGCAATTAATACAACAGTGAATTATCATCATTGTAATGAAATTTTGCGTAAAAGCTTTTATGAAGCACCAAAATGGAGTTGTAAAAAAAAGAATGATTACACAATATTTCTAAGTCAGGCATCATATCCTATAAAAGGACTGCATCAAGTTTTAAAGGCTATTGCACTTCTTATTAAAGAATTCCCGCAGATAAGGTTGAGAGTAGCTGGTCATTCTATTATTAACCGTGGAACATTAATAAACAGACTTAAAATTGATGGCTATGGATCTTATATTAGACAATTAATAAATACGTTAAAGCTTTATGATCGAATTGTGTTCACTGGCCCTTTGGTAGAGGAGGAGATGATAAGAGAATACCTTCATGCTCATTTGTTTATATGTCCATCAAGTATAGAAAATAGTCCTAATTCTCTTGGTGAAGCTCAGATTTTGGGTGTGCCAACGATCGGATCTTATGTTGGCGGAATTCCAGATATGATTACCCATGGAGAAACAGGACTATTATATCGCTTTGAAGAAGTTGAAATATTAGCAGAAAATATAAGACGAGTGTTTACTGATCATAAATTCTCTCAGCGTATATCACAACAAGAAATAATAGAAGCTGAAAAACGTCATAGTAGGACTGCTAATTGCGATGAAACAATCAATATTTATGAAAATATTATTTTAAAAAATGTTTAG